The following are from one region of the Quercus robur chromosome 1, dhQueRobu3.1, whole genome shotgun sequence genome:
- the LOC126733100 gene encoding uncharacterized protein LOC126733100, which produces MESDLSLLEISGEDDSLLLELPNDDASKLNSNNYFLCSPLQIHGSKPPRPLRSAIAKGKVGNVDTEKPSPSLQTDGISKENINANKVEMPKLNMEPQQMKRKKKGGGYNLRKSLAWDRAFFTEEGVLNPSELSMICGSFSKVDGGMLPIIPEEGRESLSGASDGTHNAADLQSLEVDLFKELPTSVKKDGKSGSRLLPKHGSPARDNVAPASAAKRKVLATSDVNRSGSKRGGCPRPVAASSYPC; this is translated from the exons atggagtcGGATCTCTCGCTCTTGGAGATCTCCGGCGAAGACGATTCTCTACTGCTAGAGTTACCAAACGACGACGCTTCGAAGCTTAACAGCAACAACTATTTCTTATGCTCGCCTCTCCAAATCCATGGATCTAAGCCTCCTCGTCCTCTTCGCTCCGCAATTG CAAAGGGTAAAGTAGGCAATGTAGATACCGAAAAACCAAGCCCTTCATTGCAAACAGATGGTATTAGCAAAGAGAACATTAACGCGAACAAAGTAGAAATGCCGAAACTCAATATGGAGCCACAGCaaatgaagaggaagaaaaagggtGGAGGATACAATTTGCGGAAAAGTTTAGCATGGGATCGGGCCTTTTTTACTGAAGAAG GTGTTTTGAATCCGTCAGAGCTATCTATGATTTGTGGAAGTTTTAGTAAGGTTGATGGGGGGATGTTGCCAATTATCCCCGAAGAAGGGAGAGAATCGTTGTCTGGTGCATCGGATGGCACCCATAATGCAGCAGATTTGCAATCACTGGAAGTAGATTTATTCAAGGAATTGCCAACTTCTGTGAAGAAAGATGGAAAGAGTGGTTCTCGCTTGTTGCCGAAGCATGGTTCACCAGCTAGAGATAATGTGGCCCCAGCTTCTGCG GCCAAGAGAAAGGTTCTTGCAACCAGCGATGTAAATAGAAGTGGGTCTAAACGCGGTGGATGCCCACGACCAGTGGCTGCATCTTCATATCCTTGCTAA
- the LOC126733102 gene encoding protein ALTERED SEED GERMINATION 2, with product MEIRYGGIQGGFAQICRREMGFTKPRCFARRFSASEVLVKQINLYGKLNGHEGCVNDVDFNSTGDLLVSGSDDKQVIFWNWETKTKQLSYPSGHLDNIFQTRIIPFTDDRKIVTSSSDGQVRLGQVLEDGQVDTKMLGMHQGRVHKLALEPGSPHILYSCGEDSFVQHFDLRSSSATKLFCCSSLTENSKRPPKNIRLNAIVIDSRNSNYIAVGGSDEYARVYDLRKCQLNASSNLDRPVNTFCPRHLIATNNFHITGLSYSNTSELLVSYNDELIYLFQKYMGLGASSSSASTEDLLKNEEPQVYLGHRNSKTVKGVSFFGPNDEYVLSGSDCGHIFIWKKKGAKLVRLMVGDRHVVNHLAPHPHIPILATCGIENNVKLWAPMASDAPPMPANAEQIMESNRQGREDHARVTLTPDVIMHVLRLQRRQTMAYTERRYSRADIESDEDDEGYGFSDGDTSTGEGSIGNSTECKIS from the exons ATGGAGATTCGTTATGGTGGAATTCAAGGTGGGTTTGCACAGATTTGCAGGAGAGAGATGGGCTTCACTAAGCCCAGATGCTTCGCTCGCAGATTCTCTGCTTCTGAG GTCCTTGTAAAGCAAATAAATCTTTATGGCAAGTTAAATGGTCATGAAGGTTGTGTAAATGACGTGGATTTCAACTCTACTGGTGATCTCCTTGTATCAGGTTCTGATGACAAACAAGTTATATTTTGGAATTGGGAAACTAAAACTAAACAGCTCTCATATCCTTCTGGCCACTTGGATAACATATTCCAGACCAGAATTATACCATTCACTGATGATCGGAAAATAGTGACTTCTTCCTCTGATGGCCAG GTAAGGCTTGGCCAGGTCTTGGAGGATGGCCAAGTTGATACGAAAATGTTGGGCATGCACCAAGGCCGTGTGCACAAGCTTGCTCTGGAGCCAGGAAGTCCGCACATATTATATAGCTGTGGTGAAGACAGTTTTGTTCAACAT TTTGATTTGCGAAGTAGTTCTGCTACAAAACTTTTCTGTTGCTCCTCATTGACAGAAAATAGTAAGCGGCCTCCAAAGAACATAAGGTTGAATGCCATTGTAATTGACTCAAGAAATTCGAATTACATTGCTGTTGGAGGATCTGATGAATATGCACGTGTTTATGACTTGAGAAAATGCCAATTGAATGCATCAAGTAATCTAGATAGACCTGTGAACACATTTTGCCCGCGTCACCTGATTGCGACCAACAACTTTCACATCACAGGGTTGTCTTACTCTAATACAAGTGAACTTCTTGTCTCGTACAACGATGAACTCATTTATCTATTTCAAAAGTACATGGGGTTGGGCGCCTCATCATCATCTGCCTCAACTGAAGATCTATTGAAAAATGAAGAGCCACAGGTTTACTTGGGCCATAGAAATTCGAAGACAGTTAAAGGAGTGAGTTTTTTTGGCCCAAATGATGAATATGTCTTGAGTGGGTCTGATTGTGGCCATATATTTATTTGGAAGAAGAAGGGAGCTAAATTAGTGCGTTTAATGGTAGGTGATCGCCATGTTGTAAATCATCTTGCCCCCCATCCCCATATTCCTATTCTTGCTACTTGTGGGATAGAAAATAATGTAAAGCTCTGGGCTCCTATGGCAAGCGATGCTCCTCCAATGCCTGCCAATGCTGAACAG ATTATGGAGTCTAATAGACAAGGCAGGGAAGACCATGCAAGGGTAACTCTTACCCCTGATGTTATCATGCATGTCTTGCGCCTGCAGAGGCGACAGACGATGGCATACACTGAAAGGAGATACAGCAGAGCTGATATTGAgagtgatgaagatgatgaaggATATGGATTCTCAGATGGTGATACATCTACTGGAGAGGGTTCAATTGGAAATTCCACTGAGTGCAAGATTAGCTAG